ATATACATATTTGAATTATGAAGGCTCACATACAAATGATAGTTTGCTGGTTCATTGCGAAGTTGCACTATCAACCGGTTATTTTGAAGAAACTTTTTCTATGAACGTTCCGCTCCAATTTGGAGTTATTGATATAGTCGCCACTGGCGACCCGATAGTTTGGACACCCAATACAGTGGAAGACAGTTTAACAACAAATTTTACTGTATTAATAACTGATGAACAGAATAATTCGATAAATAATCAACAGATTTATTTTTCTGGAACTCACGGTCATCCTGTTGATATGGGAACTGATGAGGATAACAATGCATTTACGGAATTAACTGGAGTTGCACCAAATTCTTTTGGTCAAGTAGCCAAAGAGTGGACTTTTTACATATATGAATGTCCTCCACCTGCAGGAAACATCCCGGGAACTACTACAGCTACAATTACTATGTTTATTCCAGGAGCTGATGTACAAGAAGATATTCATATTACACTTTACAGATATCCATGATTTTTTTATTAAGAATTTGGAGGTAAAAATGGGAAATAAAAAAAAAACTGAAATTGTAAATAATTCAGGAAAAGAAAAAATAACAGAAAGAAAACTGAAATTTTACGAAAAATTGCGTGAAAAAATTTCCGGTTTCACAAACCGCAAAACTGGAGTAAAAGGCAGTAAAGTATTGGAATATGTTCTGGCTTTGCCAGATTTTTTCATTCTGCTTTGCCGGCTTACGGTTGATAAACGAGTTAAGACTTCACAGAAAGTTTTGGTTGGCGGCATCATTGCCTACGTAATGTCTCCAATCGATCTGATTCCCGATTTTATTCCTGTTATCGGTTATGTAGATGATGTTGTGCTGGTAGTTTTCGGTTTGAATATGATCCTGAATGATCTTGATCCTCAGGTTTTATTGGATAACTGGAGTGGAAAACAGGATGTGCTAAAGTTAATGAAAAAAACAACTGCTGCTGCTGAAGATATTTTGAGTAAAAATATACTTTCCAGAATAAAGAAGATTTTAGGAAAATTGGACAGGAAGTAATGAAACTACTCATCGCCACGCGTAACAAAGATAAAATAATCGAGATAAAGGAGATCTTAAAAGATCTGGATGTTGCGATAATCTCTGCTTTCGATATTCCCGGCATGCCGGATGTGATCGAAGATCGTGATACGATAGAAGGAAATGCGATCAAAAAAGCAGAAGAATGCGCTGCTTTTTCAGGGTTAAATGCTTTAGCAGATGATACCGGACTTTTTGTGGATGCGCTTGGTGGAGCACCTGGGGTTTATGCTGCCAGATATGCTGGAGAAAATTGTACATACAAAGATAATCGAGTTAAAATGCTGCGCGAAATGACAGGTAAAACCAATCGTAAAGCGCAGTTCAGAACTGTTGTTGCTTTTGCATCTCCCAAAGGAATCATTGCAACTGCCGAAGGAAAAGTTGACGGCGAAATAACAAATGAAGAAATTGGAACAGGTGGCTTCGGCTACGATGCGATCTTTAGAGCTACAGAAACAGGAAAGACGTTTGGTGAAATGAGTCAGCAGGAAAAAGAGAAGATAAGTCATCGGGGAAGAGCTTTCAGGAAGATTTTGCCGGAAGTTGTGGAAATAATTAACAACTAACTAAACTAACAAATATAATAATATAATTTTATTTTACATACAAAACAAAGCTCCCCTTTGGAAGGGGAGAAGAATCTGCACTCAAATGCAGATTCAGTGGGGTTTCTCAAAAAAAAATCTAATATGTGTTGAACCCCCTTTAAATTCCCCCTTAGTAAGGGGGACAAAAAAACGAATAAGGAGAAACGATAATGGTAAATCCAAGTATTTTTAGACAATACGATATCCGTGGAGTTGTAGATAAAGACCTTTCAAATGAAACACTTTATCTAATAGGAAAAGGTTATGGAACCTATTTACGCCGTTTAGGTGGAAAAACTGTTTCCATAGGCGGCGATATGCGTCTCAGCACACCAGCTTTCAAAGAAAATTTCATCAAAGGAATGCGGGAAGTCGGCATTGATGTTACAGATATCGGAATTTGTGCTACGCCGGTTTTGTATTATTCAATCTGGAAATTGAAAACCGATGGTGGCATAATGATAACTGCCAGCCACAATCCGGCTGAATATAACGGCATAAAAATGAATCAGGGCTTGCAAAGTGTTTATGGAGAGCAGATCCAGGAAATTTTGAAACTTATCCAGAGCGAAGATTTTGAAAGTGGGGAAGGGAAACTTGCTTATAACGATGAAATGGATGAGTCTTACAAGGATTATATTGTAGATAACATAAAACTCGAACGATCTGTAAAAGTAGTCGTAGATGGTGGAAATGGAGCCGGAGGGCCGTATTTGCCGGAAATCCTGCGTCGTTTGGGCTGCGAAGTTAAAGAAATATACTGCGAACCAGATGGAACTTTTCCCAATCACCATCCCGATCCTACCATAGAAAAGTATATGACCGACCTAATTGATATTATGAAAACTGGCGAATATGAAGCTGGTCTCGGTTTGGATGGCGATGCCGACAGGATTGGAGTGATCGATGAAAAAGGTAAAATGCTGTATGGAGATCAGATATTGAATATAATTGCGCGTGATTTCCTGAAAGATAATCCTGGAGAAAAAGTGATCGGTGATGTGAAATGCTCCAAGAATTTCTTCGATGATATAAAGAAACATGGTGGAATTCCCATCATGTACAAAACAGGACATGCCAATATCAAAAGTAAAATGCAGAGAGAAGGTTTGAAAATGAGCGGAGAAATGAGCGGACATATTTTCCTGAAAGATCGCTATCTGGGCTTTGATGATGCCATTTATGTTTGTGCCAGATTCGTGGAAATCATGAGTAAAACCGATATGCCCGTAAGCCAATTTCTGGCAGATCAACCCAAAATGTACAACACACCGGAGATCAAATATCCCAGTACCGATGACGGCAAATTTGAACATGTGGCACGAGTGCGTGATTCGTTTATAAAAGAAGGTTATGATGTGAACGATATCGACGGTATGAGAATCACTTTTAAAGACGGTTGGGGACTTTGTCGTGCTTCCAACACTACGCCGGTTCTGGTGCTGCGTTTTGAAGCAGAAACTGAAGAAAGGTTGGAAGAAATTCAGAAACTTATTACAGATAGAATTGAAGAAATGAAATAGAAAATTCAAACCTTGCGAAGCTTTTAAAACTTCTTGTGGAGATTGAGCTTCGCAAGGTTTTTTCTCGAAACTGGGTTTTCTCTATTTCGTTCCCAAAGAGACTTTGGGAAAGAGAAGACTCCCTTCTCATGGATAGGAGAAGGGTAGAGGATGAGGTTTATTTTCTTAAGGTTTCACAATCACTGCAATTCCATTTTTCCCATCTATCTTGATTTCAAGCGGTTTATCAAATTCCATGTGATGAAAGAAATCACCGGAAATTTTCTTATTTCTACACATCAACCAGTCCAAATCTAGAAAATCATTTTTGGAAGCAAATGGAACACTGAAATAGCCAACATTCATCGACATTAAGTTGTGGAAGAAGTGAGTTCCCTGCGAAGCATCGACATTAAATCCTTCAATTCCAACTTCTACAATAGCTTTGGCATTTGAGATCTGACTCCACATCACCGGAATTCCCAGAAAACGATCTCGCGATCCCCACCTGCCCGGACCGATCAGCAGATATGGCTTATTCTCATTTTTTAATGTCTCGTTTATTGCTTCGATCTCCTGCTGCATGATCTCAGTTTTTGTGTTATCAAACTTTTCCTGATCGAAAACCACAACGTTTTGGATATTTTCAATAACTCCGTTTCCCATGGCATGTTCACTGAAAAGCAGTAACTCATTTTTATCATATTTTTCAGGATCGATCTGCACAGATTCAGTTTGAATTTTCATTGGTCGAATCTGCAGAAGATAAAAAATATGATTTTCTTTTTTCAGATCCTTACTCAATTTGACGGCAAATTCGATCTCGACAGGCACTCCCATCGCTTTTTTGCAGATTTCCAGAACATTTGATAAAATTTCTCCCAACGGAAAATATCCGTGTTTTAGAATGTTCGGGAAATTAACAATGAGCGGACCTTTATTATGAAGCCCGACTTTCAAAGAATTATTTTCATGATCCCACACAGAAACCAAATGCTCCAAACTGCCATTATCTCTTAAATCTCGCAGTTTTACCTGAACTATCTCATCCTCGCAATTTTCATCATCAGCATTCAAATTTACAGCATAAAGCTTCTTCTGATTGTTGCGGATCATTTTCTCCATTGGAAGTATTTCCAATTTGGGATGGCGGGGACTGAAAAGATAAACGCTTTCTCCATCAACCACCGACTTTCCCAGACCAATGGCAAATGTTGCAATTCCATCGGAACTTTTCAGGTAGGAAGTAGGATAATAATTGTATGATTGAGCTACACCGGAAATATGTGGATAGTGCAAGCCTTCAAAGTTGGAGCCAACAATATTTTGAATTATTACAGCCATTTTTTCTTCTTCTACTTTATAATTTATGTTCCTGATATATTGTCGGGCATCTTTCAAATAGATAGATGCAAAAACTTTTTTGATAGCATCCATCAGTTTTTTCAGGCGAACATCCAGAGATTCATCACTATTGGTGAGCATGTAAGTATTATAAACACCCGCAAATGGTTGCGATTGGGAATCTTCCAGCAATCCAGATGAGCGTACTGCTAATGGATATTTTGCTGCTCGAAGAAGTTGTTTCAGTTTGATCTGCAATTTCCAGGAAAGTTCTCCTTTCAAGAACACATTTTCGATCATCACATCAGAAGCATTGATCTTCTGCAGAGCAGATACTGCATCATCTTTATCATGCCAGTTATTCAGCATTTTATTGCGATCGAAATTAAGATTTAGTATAGCTTTCTTAATTTTATTCTTCTCCATGAAAGCATCGAATTCGTTGGTTCCAATGATGAAAGTTTTGGGCGTTCTAATCGTAATATTTTCATACCAGTTATCCATTTCTGTAGCATGGATCAGCGAATTTAAGAAAGCCAGACCGCGACCCTTACCTCCCAATGAACCTTCACAAAGACGAATTATCTGTCCTTCCGGATCGATGGTAGAGCTATCAAATTCTATCACTTTACCTTTATTTTTGGCTAAACGTAATTCTTTAAAAGTGGAAAATAAGAATTCACGAAGTTCTTCCGGGTCTTCGAAAGATTCCACCTGCATCGGTTTTAATTTTCTGGCAGCTTTTATTTCACCGTGAGCAATAAGCCAGGCAGAGAAATTATTTCTTTTGGCATGGTACAGTATTGAATCAGCAGGAATTTTGGGCAACAGTGCTTCAAATTCCAGCATGTTGGAAGCCCGTGCAACTTCTTCATTTTTATTATTTTTAAATATCAAATCACCAAATCCAAGATTTTGCAGGATAAATTTTCTTAGATCCAACAGCAGTGTTTCAGAGTTTTTATGAAGGAAATTTGCCCCGAATTCTACTGCTTGAAGAGTGTTATCTACTTCCGAAGATTGCAGCATTAAAGCAATATCGAGATTTTCCTGTTTTATTTTCTGCATCAATTTCATTCCGGCAAGTTCATCTATATCCCCATTTTTGGGATATTTCACATCAGAAATAACGCAGATCAATTCATCGCGATAACGTTCAATAATTTCAACAGCATCTTCATAATTGTGAACGAGAAGAACTTTCGGTCGAACCCGCATTCTGCGACGTTTATTCACGATACTCAATTCGGCTGAGATCAATCTTTGGGTTTGATTCATGATCTCTGTATATAAAATCGGCAGGAAACGCGAATAATAGCGCACGGAATCTTCTACCAGAAGAATCACATTTACCAGTCCGTCTTTTGTGTCTCTGTCCACGTTCATCCGATCTTCCACATGTTTTATCATAGCCAGGAAAATCTTGCTGTCTCCATTCCACAAAAAGACATCATCGATGCATTCCATTTTTTCGGAATGGCGATTCAGATATTCGATATCGGATTCCATGTTCAACAGCAATAAAACGGGTATATCCTGATAATTCTTTTTAATTTTTTCCGACATCTCAAAAGGAGATATTTCTCCAATTCGCCTCATAGTGATAACCAGGTCAAATTCATTTTGATCCAACATCTTGAGTGCTTCAATTCCGGTGGGAACGCTGGTGATGCGTGGAATATTTCCTAAACTCAGTTGATCAAATTCGCCGAAAAACTGCTCCGATAAAATACCGTCTTCCTCAAATATAAAGGCATCGTAATATGTACTTACAAGAAGGATGTGATTGATCTTATTGTGCATCAGATTGTGATAACTGTTGGTCGAAAATTTTAATTTTTCAAAATAGTGATCAAGATTTTCCAATTTCATATTCCCTCATTTCTACTCGAAATTCATCTTACAATTACTTTCCAAATAGAATGAAGCTATTTTTTTGTAAATAAGAATTGACCTGTTTGGGCAAATACTTATCAGAAGTTCATGAAAAAAATTCAGTATTCAGATATTTATGATTGGGAATTTGAGATGATCTGTACTCGGCAGAAACACGATATAAAATTGTGGAAAAATCTGGCAGCCATTTATGGTGGGCAGATCCTGGAAATATGTTGTGGCAGCGGCAGAATCACGCAGGAATTGGCAGCGGTGGAATTTCAAATAATTGCTTTGGATAATTCTGCCGAAATGCTGACTATCCTGGAAAAGAAGAAATTGGATAACGTTCAAATCGTTCTGGCAGATATGAGAAATTTCCAAATTGATAGAAAGTTTAAGTTTGCCTTCATCAGCTATTCGTCATTCCAACAACTTCTTACTCAGGAAGATCAGTTCCAATGTTTGAATGCGATCAAAAGACATCTTGCGAACGATGGGGTTCTGGGAATCGATATCAATCCTCATATTTTGGAAGGACCTGAAACCACCGAAAATGAGATCGCTTTAATCGCAGATTATCCACCCAATAATTCCAGAATAACCATGTTCTCTTCCTATCAAATTGATCGAAAGAATCGAATTAAACACTGGAAAGATAAATATGTTGAAATTGATAAAACAGGTAATAAGCACGAATTTACAAATGAAATCTCACTTAAAGGTTATAATCGCAAGGAAATGGAAAAATTGTTTAATCTTTGCGGATTTGAAATTGTAGATGTATTCGGTGATTTCGATGGGGGAAAGGTGACAAAGGAAAGCTGGAATCATATTTACTTGTTAAAAAACTTTCTCTTGACCAAAAAAGACAGCTGATTTTTCTGCAAACAGATGTTGAATAGTTTTAGTGAGACAGCATCAAATCTATCTTCGGGGCAGGGTATAAATTCCCGACCGACGGTGAAAGTCCGTGAATCCCGATGGAATTGACTCAAAAGGAACGTTGAGTTAAGAGCTTCGAGATTGATTCGGTGAAATTCCGAAACCGACAGTACAGTCTGGATGAGAGAAGATAGGGAAAAGTGAACAAAACCACTTTTCTGTAAGCCCCGATGAACGGGGTATTTTTTTTTGTCTATTCATCGGAAATTCTCTCCCCAAAACCTTATGCTCCATTGGAGTTGTTAATTGAAATATATGAAGTTAGCTTTGCAGCTGGCAGAAGAATTTCGTGGCAAAACCAGTCCCAATCCGCTAGTTGGAGCTGTTGTAGTAAAAGCTGATAAAATTGTTGGAACAGGAGCTCATCAGTTTACTGGAGGACATCATGCCGAAGTTTATGCTTTAGAAGAAGCG
This Candidatus Cloacimonadota bacterium DNA region includes the following protein-coding sequences:
- a CDS encoding phosphomannomutase/phosphoglucomutase produces the protein MVNPSIFRQYDIRGVVDKDLSNETLYLIGKGYGTYLRRLGGKTVSIGGDMRLSTPAFKENFIKGMREVGIDVTDIGICATPVLYYSIWKLKTDGGIMITASHNPAEYNGIKMNQGLQSVYGEQIQEILKLIQSEDFESGEGKLAYNDEMDESYKDYIVDNIKLERSVKVVVDGGNGAGGPYLPEILRRLGCEVKEIYCEPDGTFPNHHPDPTIEKYMTDLIDIMKTGEYEAGLGLDGDADRIGVIDEKGKMLYGDQILNIIARDFLKDNPGEKVIGDVKCSKNFFDDIKKHGGIPIMYKTGHANIKSKMQREGLKMSGEMSGHIFLKDRYLGFDDAIYVCARFVEIMSKTDMPVSQFLADQPKMYNTPEIKYPSTDDGKFEHVARVRDSFIKEGYDVNDIDGMRITFKDGWGLCRASNTTPVLVLRFEAETEERLEEIQKLITDRIEEMK
- a CDS encoding DUF1232 domain-containing protein encodes the protein MGNKKKTEIVNNSGKEKITERKLKFYEKLREKISGFTNRKTGVKGSKVLEYVLALPDFFILLCRLTVDKRVKTSQKVLVGGIIAYVMSPIDLIPDFIPVIGYVDDVVLVVFGLNMILNDLDPQVLLDNWSGKQDVLKLMKKTTAAAEDILSKNILSRIKKILGKLDRK
- a CDS encoding class I SAM-dependent methyltransferase, which codes for MKKIQYSDIYDWEFEMICTRQKHDIKLWKNLAAIYGGQILEICCGSGRITQELAAVEFQIIALDNSAEMLTILEKKKLDNVQIVLADMRNFQIDRKFKFAFISYSSFQQLLTQEDQFQCLNAIKRHLANDGVLGIDINPHILEGPETTENEIALIADYPPNNSRITMFSSYQIDRKNRIKHWKDKYVEIDKTGNKHEFTNEISLKGYNRKEMEKLFNLCGFEIVDVFGDFDGGKVTKESWNHIYLLKNFLLTKKDS
- the rdgB gene encoding RdgB/HAM1 family non-canonical purine NTP pyrophosphatase; protein product: MKLLIATRNKDKIIEIKEILKDLDVAIISAFDIPGMPDVIEDRDTIEGNAIKKAEECAAFSGLNALADDTGLFVDALGGAPGVYAARYAGENCTYKDNRVKMLREMTGKTNRKAQFRTVVAFASPKGIIATAEGKVDGEITNEEIGTGGFGYDAIFRATETGKTFGEMSQQEKEKISHRGRAFRKILPEVVEIINN